The Maylandia zebra isolate NMK-2024a linkage group LG4, Mzebra_GT3a, whole genome shotgun sequence genome segment GTGATCCGTGCTTGTATGGAGGAACTTCAGCAAGTTGCAGGTaatacttttgaaaatatgcttcTTTTGGCAAAAATTTTGAGTTGATGTAACCATAAAAGTTTTGGCAGTTTTTTCAGATTTCTATTTTATAGTCTTGTttatacaataaaaacacaggaaAGGTGTGTGATTACTCAGAAaagaacttttcttttttgcagtttctacCAAAAATACAGAGTTGGCCACGCAGTGTGGAAATCAGGTAAGTACTAATGTTTGTGTGGCAATAACTTTCCCTGGACTAGTCCACATACAGAGCATGTATGATTTAATTGAGTAGCATGTCACATCTCTGTGGGTTTTATGACCACAATCAAACAGCCTGTATTTAAAAGGGGACGTTAATGCTCAGTTAGTGAGGAAGAATCCACATTCAGTTTTTTACTCGGATATACATTTCATTACATTGTTTAGTGGCACTATCCTGACCCTGATCTGCTTTTTGTTAAAGGTGTCCATTCTTTTGGCCATAGAACTGATCTGGAATCTGTGTGAAGTGCTGTTCATCGATGCTGCTCCAGGTTAGAATCTGCATCTTATGACTGGATTTTGGGGTTGGAGAAACACCCAAACAAATGTATGTGCAACATGGGTGTGTCTGTATTTTCAGCGGGCTCCCTGTTGCTCCACCTGCTGGACTGGGTAAGGTTACATAAGGCTGACGTGGACGAGAAGGCCAGGGAGGTGCTCCAAAGTGAGAGCCCTGCCGAGCACCGCGACTATTGGGACGTGGTAGGTGCAGCATGTGCGCACAGTTACATCTTTAAAGTGACATGTGCACTGTTGGTGTTCTGCATTTGCTTCttcatctgtgttttgtctgATATGAATTCTCTGGAGAGATGTGAGTGATCAcatggcgtgtgtgtgtgtgctcaggtGGTGAGTTATGTGCTGCAGGGCAGGTTGGAAGAAGTCAGACAGATGCTGGTGAAACAGGCCAACCTACAGCCTGCTGCCAGGAGCATGTACAAGCAGATGGATACCTTGCTCAGCAAGATGCCCTTCTACAATGTAAGATAAAAATGCAGTGGTTTATTTCCTTTGAACGATAGctgaaattattttaatcaTGCTTCTAAATGGGATTATTGTGAAAGTGTGCACTGTTAATTTTACAATCAGAAATTAATCACACAGGTTCTTGATGTTTTCTTAATGGGCTGTGGATGTGACATTAGAGGAAATTATCTCTAGGCTGCAAATACACAGTATGATGATATAAAATGATAATAAATGGTCTCCTATAAGTTAAAGTGTATCAAACATCAAATGTGCTGCTGTGGACTAAAATGAATTTAAGCCTCTTTATTTTGCTGGTGGTGAAATGAAAATCTACAAATCTGTTCAAAACTTCTTTGCTAAAGTTTCTGTTGCTTTCACATACATCATTCAGACAGTAAAGGGATTAAGTACAACATGTTTGTGTTCATTCAGTGCAGCGATTTCTCTAACGCAGCCTAAACACAAGATGAGCGCATGAGCCGACCCGTGCTGACTCACACCTCTGAATTTTCTGTAATGTTCCCTCAGCCTGGTGGCACTCAGACGCTCACAGAGTTTGATGTAAAGTGGAGGCACTGGCACGAGGAGGTGGACCGCTGCCTGCAGGACAACTCGTTCGCCAGCAACCGACATCTGGAGCTCATCTGCAAGGTGAGTGAGGAAGTTCATTATTGAAGGGTCAGTGCAAACATCCAGCAACAGTtaggctatttttttttttttttttaaatgtccccACCCCATTTCACCTTAGATCCTTCTGGGAGATGAAGACACTTTGCTGGATCACAAGGAGCTGCTGGGTACCTGGTATCACTTTCTGGTCACGAGACTTCTCTTCTGCCACCCCACAGTGAAACTCACAGAGTTGCATTATTATGCTCAGGTATACCATATTCTCACATCATTCAGCATTTTAGAATCACTGCTGGTTTAGTCTTAAAaagtattgcatttttttttaaaaccttgtCAGATATCCTGTAAATACTGTGGtagaataattttttttaaaaatatttgcgTGTTACATCGTCTGTTGCAAATTTCAACCAGTTCATGTGGCTCTATGATTTACAGTTTGAAATTTGATTGTAAAAAATGTACAGCAGCCCCTGATTTATTGTTTGTGTATCTTGTTTGTATGTGTGCGCACTGCAGTCGTGCATGACGATGTTTCTGGACTCGAGGAGCGTCCCAGAGCCCCTGGACAACATCTTACTTGCTGCCTTTGAGTTTGACATCCATCAAGTCATCAAGGAGTGCAGGTaagacaactttttttttttttttttttttttttgcatcctgccatatgtgtgtgtgtgtgtgttacatgcAGCATACGAATGTGGGGTGGTTCATAAACTACCTTAATTGTTTCCTTTTAGCATTGCTCTCAACAACTGGTGGTTCGTGGCCCATTTGACAGATTTGTTGGATCATTGCAAACTCCTGCAGTCTCATAATCTCCAGTAAGGATGCCGATTGTCTGTTTTTGAACTTGTTTACCTTTTAATTTGGTTGTACACTTCATTAGCCAATATTTACcaaaccgtgtgtgtgtgtgtgtgtgtgtgtgtgtgtgtgtgtttagcttTGGCTCCAACTTGAGAGAGTTTCTCCTTCTAGAATATGCTTCTGGTCTCTTCACTCATCACAGGTACGCTCATCCCAAGGTTCAGTGTAATGATGTATAATATATTTGCTTTTGTTTAGATTTACACAGGGTGTGACTAACGTGGCTCCCAGAACAGTTATTTTTATCCTGTTAATCTAGTTAAACAATCATTTCCTCTAATTGACCTAGTACAGGGTAAGCTGAAGTGTAGGTTATCACTGTCATGATTgagcatgtttttctgtgtttagccTTTGGCAGTTGGCTGTGGATTACTTTGATCACTGTCCAGAGTTTGGTCGTGTCTACCTGGAGCTTCAGATAGAGCGCGTCCCTTTAGAGACGGAGCGTAAAGCTCTCAAGGTGCTGAGGGTTTGTGAGCAGAGGCAAATGTCAGAACAAGGTAACATGTTGCTTCTTAACTCTTAGAAACAAAGatggggctgtttttgtttttccagtgcAGGAGAgacctaaaacattttttttttgtgtgtgtgtttatgcagtACGGAGTATTTGTAAGATCATGGCTATGCGGGCTCTGAGGAACAATAGGCTGGGCTCTGCTCTCTCATGGAGTATAAGAGCCAAAGATGCTGCATTTGCCACCCTGATTTCAGAGAGGTTAGTTTCTTTCATTATAATTGTAAAGATCCCAGATACTGttacttcacacacacacacacacacaccccccccccccccccctctctctctctctctctctctctctccctctctccctatTGGCCTTAGCAGGAAGTGTGGTCTCTTCCTGTTTAGTACTGCTTCCACTGTGAACATGTTCCTATACCATCAAACAGCAACCAACCCTTCTGCCCTCTGAATGTTTGTGTTATGTGTTATGtggtgtgtttatgtgtataCTTGTGTTTTAGGTTCCTACAGGATTACTGTGCCAAAGGGACCTTCTCTGATCTGGACCTGATTGATAACTTGGGCCCGGCGATGCTCCTCAGCGACAGGCTGACTTTTCTCGGTATGCTCGGGGAATACACAGTTACTGGAGGACTAGTAGCACCGCCCCACTTGTGACTCAGCCACTGCGTCATTCTCACAAGTTCAGTCAACACATGAAGTGACGGGACATTCAGTCAGACCAGCTTCAGTTCACATGAGTCTCAGACACATAAATGTGCACACAGACGTCTAAATAAAGCTAGCCTGTTGTTTAGTGCAACAGCATGCCATGGTGCGTTTTACTACTGAAAAATCAGTAAAAATATGAGATAAACACAGATAAAATACGTTCCTATAGATTATTGCTGTTTGTGAACTGAGGAGGAACATGCACAAAACCTCCTGGATAATTTGAGCACATCTGAGTGTGAAAACTCTGCTTTATGTTCTTTCTCAGGAAAGTACCGCGAGTTCCACAAGCTGTACGGAGAGAAGCGTTTCAGGGAGGCGGCAAAGCTGCTCCTCTCCCTGATGACTGCAAAGATTGCTCCACAAAGCTTCTGGATGACTCTGCTGACCGATGCTCTGCCACTGCTGGAGCAGAAAGAGGTTAGTCACCAGCAACAAGTCCAGTTTTGGACAAAATTAGTGTGATAATTACAAGAAatctagggctgctcaattaatcgaattttaatcacgattacgatctgggctttcaacgatcattaaaaatgactgagccgattattagtccctccctcatttatccgcgacaccttaaaggccggtccgtgaaaatattgtcgggcataaactggtccgtggcgcaaaaaaggttggagaccgctgattaagaggacccgagggaagctcggaaagctaagcagaagttatttggagaggagagtgactgccgttggttgaaaagagaagtaaaaaaaacttcagtggtgttgcacactattttatattatttttaaaagtcattattcaatacattgttattgttaaccctttaaagccggtcagagcagcacgctccgttttgtgtaactatttttaaatccctgtagaacctgaaccgtgtaagctagcgcaataatttgttttgcatatgaaaccggaggagttgtacttacatcttatgccatcagcttgtcctcggtcacggtttccttccacatatagctttgcaaaaattgcataaaaagcgcttgcaggaacaaaaacataatattccagaaacacgctttgctgatccgatcagctgttcgtaacacttcccacagtgaaacagacgtcagcgcgaactatcgcatgtctgccatttcctgcccgaaaccggaagtgacgtcattttcgcggaaaatgtagttttttacttgtaggccttaaaagcctatactggtgtttttataagtcatgtttgactctatacttttctgaatagttgctgggatgcttagaactcgaattgcactgctggaaatagtttattttgatgcacatgctgttttctttgcaaatttgcatcataggattgctttttcgtttttcctctagtatataaaaattggtgtatctccaaaataaaactatgaagacactcaaaataaatttcctgttgttgtaaactattttttgcaacttttttgtatttaaagttttgagggataagcctcttaaatttctccaagtagaaatatatgtaaaaaacaaaaacgattttcaatttttttgtagtttattgcacttttttgcaattaatgtagttactatggacttaatgcatacatattattaaaatatgggctataacagttgtatagcaacttgaaatgctcccacaaatggcactacaacatgtaaaaaaataatataagctctggcggacttggttctatagtaggtcttaaagggttaaataaatatcgtcaaataatcgagatctcaatttcagtgaaaataatcgtgattatcatttttgccataatcgagcagccctaaagAAATCTGATACTGAAATGTACGACCGAGATATTTTCTACTGCAGTCTGCATGATACCACCACAATAAACTGCAGTGTCCCCCAAACTGGTGCGGATTTAAACTGAACAACATAAACTTTGATGTCCTAATTATGGTGTAACCAGAGTTGTACGTCTGAATCAGTTGTTGCTGCCCTACAACAACAGTGATTTCTTCTTCTCAGGTGATCTTCACAGCAGATCAAACCTATGAGCTGATGTTCTGTTTAGAGGAGCTCACCTCCTCCCTGAACATTACTGCATCCAGCACAGACAGGCCTATGCAGGTATGCATGTCCTCACATGGCCTTATTCCCTTCCACACAATCAGACTAAAAGCTCTCTAATAGCTGTTTAATATTTGGTGCTGCTATCACCactgttttaattttaagatGACATGTAGGCAGATGTCACTCTGGAAGTCTTACTAGATTGCTTCATCTTTTTATTTGAGTGTTTTTTGTCGTTGCAGGAGGAAGACGTAGAGGTGACCAAAGTGGAGCTCCTGAGACTCGCTCTGGCCAGGAATCTGGCTCAAGCGATAGTCAAAGAGGGAACGGTGGAAATATAAAAGTTTGACTTTGCATTTTTGTACTGTATATATTAAAGAATCATTAATCACAATGTGCTCTTTGATAATAAAACACTTCATGATACTCATTGAAATCTGACCTTTTTGGAGATGGTTTGTCAAGCAAAATGACTTCAGAACATCAAACATCCATGAAgactctttatttttttcatgcagCAAAGAAATGACACATCATCCCTTTATATATACAGTCCTAACACTCTCCCCAAATCTACAAGTCACATTTTCACAGAAGTTGTCATACACCAAACAGCAGGTACATTACATTAGATGCTATGTACAGTAAACACACTTCTGTACATCCAGTATGATGAATAGAGGACTATCAGAGATGGGGCGCAGTGAAGTCAAAGCGTTCAGACCCCTGAATGTTCtgagttcattttaaatgaataaaatcatgAACTCAAGTATTCAGCGCCTTCAGTGTAGCGCTTTAAATTGTAGGTTGGTTGGTCCTTTTTATGTTGAGATGTGGGAATATGAATGGATCAAACATTGTCTGAATGTGTTTTAGAGCGCATGTAAGGTCCGAAAAAAAAGCTGAAGTCTTTGATAAAACATAATTCTTAGTCTGggtataaaaatatttaaagcttTGAGATGGCCTGGGTTActgtaaaacaagaaaaactgaaacaacctGGATTCTGTTTTTAAATAGCTCCGCCCACGTGACAATTTGGGAAGGAAGATGGCCGTGAACCCAAAGACCACTAACAGAACCTGGTAATACCTCAGCCCAGATTAGTGAACCTGTCATATGGACGACCATCTATCAAACATGTTACAGCAGCAACACGAATGTCACTCTTCACTATCAACACTTGACAGACTGTTTGTAGTTGCCAAATTGCATTTGGTAAATCACTCTATGCACAGGTTATAGTCCACAGAGCAAGATTATCTGCTCTACCCTCTGTGAAGCAGGCCTGAAAGAAAAGTGACTTCATCCAAATATTACAGAAGTTTGTTTAAATTTCAGCAGTTTGAGTTATTACGTTGAAATTTTGAGATaacttaaaaaatgtaaacttaTCGATTGCAAAACAGGCTGAGGTGGCTGCAGGACCTTTTTTGTAGCAAAGTCCAAGTTTTAAAGCCGGCAGATCTGCCAAGAGGTCTGTAGATGACAGTTCACAGATTCTTCCTATTGAATCTGATGACGGCTTAACGGGATCTCAGCGTGGATCActaaacaaatataaatgtatCCACATCTTCGGTGTGCAGAAAGTGAAAGGGGTCGGAGAGGACCGAGTACAGTTTCCCTCCATCCCACTGCTGCATACTGGATAATAATCTGTGTTCGTTCTGGATTCAGATTCAGGTTGGTTCAGTTCACATTTGTTGGGTTTAGCGATCCACTGTCGTACCAGGAACAGAAAATAACTACGACAGAAATACTCCCAATACTGAGCCTGGTAGGAGGAGCGTAAACATGTTTAATAATACAAAACCAAACTATGGACAACCACTAACTGAGAATCATTTatcttaaaaatgaaaacatgaaataaaaccaGTGTTGGACTCCTAACTGCATTTCTGCAATTACACATTACCATCTAAGTCCTGCTGCACAACGTTTCCTTCATAACCTAGCAGAGGGCTACATTAGCAACACAATTTACTCACACATATCCAAAATCCATCCATAGAATAATCCAAAACACACGCCCCTCTTCTCTTTCTGCAGCAATGATATCTGACTGAATCCTTCATGTCAGCCTAATCTTCAACTCTCAGGATATATTCAAGTATAAATGTTCAGCAACACGAATAAATAGAAGCACATCTGCAGCGCAGGCTCTGCTAACTTCAaggttattttcttttaaaatatttttgtgatcAACCCAACATTTTAAGTCTCTAATGCATTATTCATTGCAGTTTCAAACCATTTCCCCTAGgggaaaatgcattaaaatatcTGTCAATAGCCTATAAGCACCAAGGCCTTACATACCAGTGTCTATCTTTGCTATGTTAGCTATCTGCAAGCGCTGCATCAATCATCAATAAAACTTTTAGTGATTGCTGTTGTTATTGCTGAGATGGACGTTGTCATCTCAGCAATAACAACGTCCAAAACATGAACTATTGTAAGGAATGTAAAGCTGAAGTGAAGAATATAACAAACGTTCCCCCTCCGGTCTCTCTGGGATGgatatgaacacacacacatgcgcacactcACACCCCTTCATGGAGTATGAACCAGCCTGTCCCTGCTGAGCAGCCGGTCTCCACCGCTGCTATAGATGACCCCACATctctggagggggaaactggtCAACCTCTCCGACCTCGTTGCATGGGCGGTCTCCGAGAGTAAAAGCCAGCTTGTAGCGCAGACGCACCTTATCCTGCGAGGACAAGCAAAGAACATGCAAATTATACACACTCCCGCAGAAGGATTGGCAGCTCTGAAAATGCACTATTTGGACAAAAGTGTTGGGCTACCTATACGTTAGAGGTACAGGAGCTTTTATGGCATCCCATTCCAAATCCATAGGCATAGATTTGCAGTTATAACAGCTTCCACTCTTAGGGGAAGACTTTGTACAGGATTTTGGAGTATCTGTGATGTGAGACAATGATGTTGTCTGGCAATCTTTGCTCtagttcatcccaaaggtgttcagGGGGCAGGATTCTCCGCTGGCCAATCACCAAACAGATCCTGTATGCACTTTGTTTTGTACACTGGGGCATAGTCATGCTGGAACAGAAACTGACTTGTTGCAGTGGTCACACCCATCACAGCACCACACTGAAATTTAGAATAACCAACTTGTAAAAAAAACTGCTTAAAACACCTAAATTCAAAGATAAAACGGCGTAGTCCAACACTTTTGTCCACATAGTTTATGTATTGTTTGTATATTGTTGCCGCTGGAAGTGTTATTATGTAATCTACCTTTGCTGGATTGGCCAGCAGCATGATCTGAGTAATGGAGGCTGGAGGTAGAATGGGGTTAAAGGGTGCCAGCTCTGTTCCCGACGGGGGCTGCAGCTTCAGCTTCATCGACTGGTGGAAGACAAAAGGAAGAGTCAACGCTGTTCGTTTACGCCTTTATTAGAGGATTCACAGTTCTTCTTTTTGTTGCTGTAAGTGGCAAAGGGACATTTTACACTATGAAGACTGTTGAAGCCTCATATCAGCTTTGCATGAACTTAGATAAAGAGGAATGGAACTGATTATCCATCGTGAAAGATGACTTAAGGAAAGAGACTGAGCAACAGATATCACAAGTGAAAGATGAACTTAAGACA includes the following:
- the nup85 gene encoding nuclear pore complex protein Nup85; protein product: MEEVDVEPTITNIPAISDGKHMGFAWGPGDILVYETRYKASGASGSGCSFIHEIRKDEDIYSPILRKLFNESHHIFVGLQTIREDLPSKSKKPQFVSISKNYRSVIRACMEELQQVAVSTKNTELATQCGNQVSILLAIELIWNLCEVLFIDAAPAGSLLLHLLDWVRLHKADVDEKAREVLQSESPAEHRDYWDVVVSYVLQGRLEEVRQMLVKQANLQPAARSMYKQMDTLLSKMPFYNPGGTQTLTEFDVKWRHWHEEVDRCLQDNSFASNRHLELICKILLGDEDTLLDHKELLGTWYHFLVTRLLFCHPTVKLTELHYYAQSCMTMFLDSRSVPEPLDNILLAAFEFDIHQVIKECSIALNNWWFVAHLTDLLDHCKLLQSHNLHFGSNLREFLLLEYASGLFTHHSLWQLAVDYFDHCPEFGRVYLELQIERVPLETERKALKVLRVCEQRQMSEQVRSICKIMAMRALRNNRLGSALSWSIRAKDAAFATLISERFLQDYCAKGTFSDLDLIDNLGPAMLLSDRLTFLGKYREFHKLYGEKRFREAAKLLLSLMTAKIAPQSFWMTLLTDALPLLEQKEVIFTADQTYELMFCLEELTSSLNITASSTDRPMQEEDVEVTKVELLRLALARNLAQAIVKEGTVEI